AGGTCATCTTCAATCAGAACACATTCAACGGAGAAAATTGACGGTCAAATGTCTGAATTGCCAGATGGTTGTATGTGTCTACAAAACCCCCACACCACTTGTCTGCTTCCAGCTTCAACCAGGACCTGGGTAGGaacttgtttttctaaaatacacaTCAAAAGCAGATCAGCATTTGTGGACTTCATGATAGGGGATGTAATGCTGTGAGAAAACATTTGGGAAGGGGATAGCCTCTGATCCTAGGTTTCTAGAGAGTTAGGtgagaaaagcaaattttaaattatttgttaagCTATGAAAGATTTTTTTGGCACCCCAAATAATCAACACAATAGGTCTATATTTGAGAAAGGTAATTTCACATATACCAAATAATCAACACAATAGGTCTATGTTTGAGAAAGGTAATTTCACATATCTCTTAAAAAACTCCCTACCTACTTTGGTCATTATGATACCCCAAGGCATaaataaattcttcctttctttcctcaaaCCTCTACACCTTTGGGATAGCACAGTCTTATAGATATTATCCAGAGCAATGCTGAAGAGTGGCAAACTGAGGAAAACTTGGAGGAAACATTAGATTATAGTTACcaccattaatttattcaatactCCACTAACACTTACTGAACCCTTCGATGTGATTGGCaacaatgccaaaaaaaaaattttttttagcactaAAACTAAGCTGTAGTTAAGATAATAGAAAAGTCAAATCCATTGGGTAAAAATGGAAGTGAATGAATTCCTCCCATTTATGTAAGCATCTACCAGGTTAACTGATTCATACCACAGCCTATCATTTCTCCAGGCCTAAACCCATAGTCCCAAATCAGGATCTTTTCCTGGAAAAGGCATAAGAAAGAGACTAAGTAGGTGAAAGTTCTTTTGCAGAAAAATCTCCTCCTTGCccataaagaaatatttacaaattcgCACCTGCAGCACACACTTTTAGGTTATACAGGATAAAAATAGACTCTGTTCAGCCACAAATGCCAcaatttaaatggtattttttaaaatgtgaaggcATTTTAGTTGCTATACAGCAATAAGTTATCCTTAAGTCTGCAGTTCATCTGTCTTTAAGAGGAGTAAAATGGCACTGGGAAATGCTGTTAAACTGTtggaagagaaaattcaaatcCATAAATTATTGTAGCTTTGGTGTTCAAATCCTGTGGATTTTACACTTAAAATGTATCATCACCCCAAATCCCAAGTGTTTATAAGGAGTACATTCCGGATGTGGTTAATAagagttaaaaatatgaaaaaccatTATGAAAATATAACTCTATTAAATGTATTGTCACTCTAAATGCCGAGTATTTACTAAGAATACATTTCAATGTGTGCTAATATTTATTAACCAGATGGATGTAGTTAACAAgggttaaaaataacaaaaactaatataaaaatataattctattttttcagtttcctcttccctgCCTAATGAGGAaaggggatggggaaggagagCAACTTTTGTTATTAGGACAcaatgtgtgttttttgttttcaaacaaaaaagGGCCACCAAATAATCAACCTAGGGCCGCTGACCGGAAGGCAGCCCCGGAAAACTTCCCGTGGGAAGAGTTCCAGAAATTGCCCGGACTTTAACAAGCCCCGCTGTGCTGGCTGCGAGACTCAGACGGTCAGAGGCGACCAAGACTCGCCTCGCCCGAATACCAGCTATCCTGCGGATTCACGAACCCCTGGACTTTGGGAAACATTCCCTGGAACGTTTTACAGATTTGAAAAGCAAGACGGGAAAAACATTTCGAATCTACAGGAGAAACCTCAAAGTCCTCGGGTGCCGAGGGAAATGCTAGCTCCTGATGCGCGTGTACACACGTCCCTCCTCATCGACGCGCCCCGGCGCCCTCTCCACGccctcctcccactcccactccaccccctccagtcccccagcccccctccccgcacGCAGGGCACCCAACGACCGCGCGGGGTCCCCTCGCCTCCTCACTCCTTCACCCGCCCACGTGCACCTCCCGCCCTGTCCCGTGTCAGCCCGACACCCGCGTGGGCGTGCCCCTCTCCCGGGTCACACTCGCTCAGTGTCCCCTCACCCCGTCTCCACACTCTGCGGCTCAGACCGCTGTACAGGAAACCGACCGAGGGTTCGGTTCCTAGTGCGACCTGGGGACGCGCGACgtggagggcggggcgggggtgggggaccaGGCCGGCCCGCGGGGTCCCGGCAGCAGCCTGCGGCTGCGGTGGTAGCGCGGGGCTCGCCCGGCCCTGGGGCAGCGCCGGGAGTTCTCCCGCAGTCTCCGAGTCCGGCCGAGCGACGGCGAGGTCACCAACATTTCTCAAACCACTTAAAAGCCATCTCAGTGGCGGAGGCTAGGGAGTCCTTTCCAAGTGAGCCAACGGTGCCCGCTCTGTGGTCCTTCCAGCCCCCTGGCCGGGCCTCGCGCCTctccgcgccccctcccccaaacgATCAATTACCAGCCACCCTTCTGCCGGGCGCGGCGAGGGGCTGGCTGGCGGCCGCGAGGAAACGGCAGCCCGGATCACTTCTGCATGACAATTGATGGGAGGGAGGGCGCGAGGCGAGGAGGGAGGACGGCTGCGGTGTCCGTTTTCTCACCATGGTGATTAGGCATTCCGGCCGCGCGAGGAGGCAGCCGCCGACCAGAGCGGCGCGGTGTGGAGCGAGGACAGGGGAAGAGAGCGGGAGCGGGAGCGAGCCCAGCcgccgggcgggcgggcggcgggcgaGCGGCGCGCTGAGCCAAGCCAAGCCAGGCCAGATGGCTCTGCAGCCATCAGGGACTGCTCCCGTCCAGCCCGGCCCCACTTTAGCTGTGCAAACATTTCTTTATCCCAACAAGACAATTAAACCCAGCAGCATGAAAAGGAGTCTCCATGACTGTGCTGGGAGTGAACAACCAGAAACAACCACACATCACAGGGAGTTCttgccctccacccccagagggaggagaaaaggggcTCAGGGAGAAACTGGGGAGCAGCTGAGCAACAACCGGGCTAGGTCTGGGCAACTCAGTACGGATGGAACCATCTGACCCACCTCCTCTGGTGATTTGCTGGCCCTTTCACATTGGTCATCTGCTCCAGCTACAATCCAGAAGTTGAGCCTGGTGACAACTGCCCCAGCAAGAACAATCCTCCTAAAAGCCCAGTTTAGGGTCCCTGGCCACCCCAATCCCAGAGCCTTGGGAAGTATCCCCCTTAATCCTACCCCCACAATGTAGCCAGGACTCCTCATTCCAGGCTGCCCTTGGGCCTACATGGGCTCAGCTGAATGATTCTTAGGACACAGGGTCTTCAATGATACATGCCTTCATAAAGACACATTCTCAGGGTACAAAATACCATCTACTATTCAGGGCTTTTGGGGCCCAAGAATGACTTTTCAAATACATCAAAGATGAGAGCAAAGCAGAACATCCAAGAACTGCTGTGAGCCACCAGGTTTCCTACCTACCTGTGAAATCTGCCTGACACAGGGAAGGGCCAGGGAAGCAGGGACACTTTAGGGTCATTGCCCATTGCATGTCCCTGAGGTAAATCAGAAGGCAGGGCCAGTCACTGCTCCAACTGGTGCAGTTCTGGTTCCTCTCAGCTCTCTGGTGAGCATGCATACTAGCCAACTCCAATTTGGGCTGAGTGGAATGACTGGCAGGCTGGCCAAAAAAACCTGTGTCACCCAGGCAAGAATCTGGGCATGAGGGGGGGTGGCTACAGAGAACAATCGGGAAATGCACATGATAAGAGCCAGGGCACTGAGGGGGTAATAAATGTATAGATTCTAGCACAAGGCAGCAGACAATACTTATCTTCCCTTTTGTTGTAAAGTTTCCTTAATGAGgagatgtttattttaaaagccctGGGAAACATATCTGTAGACACTTCATATGTAAGACACACGTGGACTATTCGTAATTGGTCCATAAATTTTAGCATCATTTCCCTGGACAAGAAGCCTTGGAGACTGGTTCAGGGAGTGACAATAAACAGGAGTTACCTCAGTTCCCATCCTGGGGAATTATGCATCCTCCATGAATAGCTTCTCACAAAACACGTCTCCCTTTTTCCAGGGCAAATAAGTTAGTCCTGTCGAGTCAAGGCTTCCTTTCTCCATAGACCCCAACACCTACCTCATGAATCACCTGTGATGCCAGGTAGATGAACAGGCAAGCAAACCGGAATCATCTACTAAGAGAAACAATACTTTACCCAAATAGCTACATTTCAGtacaaaaatgcatatttaatcaCAAAAGAAATCCTGCCTATCAGTACCCAGATTTAAGGCAAGCACACGTGTGCATTACACCATGTCTGCAGGCCCCTCTTTCAAATGCTCTCACATGTGGACATATCTGCATATGGAtgcagtgtgtgagcagggggtggCTGCGACAGTAAAAACTGTCAGTGTTTCCACTGTAAAACTGATTTTTCATTGACCTAAAACTCAGTCATAAAACTTCTACTCTAAgtaaaggacacacacacacacatccccacactgaaaaaaaaaccctgccccTGAAAAAAACCCCTAAAGCTAAGTGCCTATTTAGGAGGTTTACTGttgtatttaattaaaacatttttttttacattttatgagaaaatttatttatatgaagagaactgaaaaataaGTCACCACATCAGAAATTAACTCTaagttttaagaataaaaaaccaGAATATACATGGTTAATTTTGGCAATCTGACCAAAAGCCACTGCATCCTATTACTTTGCTCTTTCCAACACCTTCTATCCTCTCTTCTTGCCTTCCCATCCCCCTCACTGCCCCATCTGCCCCTTAAGCTCTCCTTTTGGAAGCAGTCTTGTACACTGTCACTCGATTATCTGAGAAATATTACTTATTTCAAAACGGTTCTGTAGGGAGGACCTGAAAGGCATCTAGTGGGAATAATCAGGCCTTCTAACGGcccttaaatatgtatttacataaaacAGACCATAAATATTCTGACACACGTCGGCATATGACAGGAACCAAGAAAGCTGCTGCAGACTTTGTCCCAGTGCCTCTTCAGCCCTTCCCTACAGAAAACTGTTTCTCCCACCTTCCCAAAACtcaaaatcaaaagcacaaatgCTACCCAGTACAACCCTGGGAGGGCTGCTATGCCAcctaagggaagaaaaggaggaaggagcccTGGATCACAGGCTAAGAGGCTCCTGTTCATTTTGCACCTTTGTTTCTTGTTGAAGATTAGTCACGAATGCAACTCTCGATAATAAGGTGGGTGTGCAAACGCCCTACACTCACAGACACGCCTAGAGGTTTTACGTTTGTGtgatagagaaaagagaacacaaagtACTCTCtaaaggaagaatattttaaacaaataaaaggggAAAGGGCTCCAATTTATATAATACTACAGTTTCAAATAAAGAAGTTTCCCCACCCTTCTGATCAGAATCTCATTAATTTCAAGGTCAGAATTCCATTTCACTTTGGGAGATAgactcatttaatttttctccacCCAGGCGTATTCCTGTGTGAGGGATCCATCTCCATGGGGGATGGCACCACCACACAATGCAAACCAGGCAAACAGAAGAGTTATGGCTTTGACACTCGGAAAGGGAATGGATAGCCACATCTATGAGTTCTGACTTGACTAACAAGCTTCCTCCTGCTCTGGGGGTCTGACACAGGTTTGggctaaaaagagagaaaaatggagacaagCTGGATTTgttaggagagaagaaaggaatcttGATCTCCAGATGTTACTTTGTAGCATATTAGTTTTGAGAGGATTTCATTTTCAACTTGTATTTggagaaaaagggggaagaaTCTGTCACAACCTCACCCAGGGCAGCTTTAGCCAGAGGTCAGATTACAGCTAGCCTTGATCACTTGCACATTGACAAATGAAAACTGCGctgaagtaaaacaaaacagagcaacaCAAAGCCAGCACGTTCGGGAGGTATACCCAAAAAGCAAGATGGTAACACACACGTCAGCTGTCCAGAAGGGGAGCCGGTGGAAGGAGCTGAAGGGAAGTGAGAACACACGGGCACTTGTGCTGGCATACAGCAGCTTCTCCCTTAAGTGGGGAGGTCTCGGGCTTACAGACGCTGACATAAAAGACACACTTGCAACATATTTCAAAACCAAAGGGCGATGGATTTACAAGGCAGGTTGATTTTATGATGACTTTTATTGAAAAGGTACGCTGGGTTTAGGCAGATGCCTTTTAGCGCAGGAAAGTTAACACAGTGCCTAATTCAAGGAGACAGCCTGAGGAAGCAGTGCCGACAGGGGAGAGAGCTGCAATGTCTCTATTACTCTCCTCGGCAtcataaagagaagagaagaaaaaatggtaTTCGTGTTGGTGGTTATAGAGAGGACAGGAGcacaaaaaatacagaagaggGGAAAGCAAACCTCAGATGtagttttcttaagaaaataaaatgaagcaaatcTCAGAACAAAGGGTTGGGTGGAAAAACACCCTCAGTTCATAAATTCTCACCAGGCTTGAAGAAAACTGCTCTGCCTACCCACAGCCCAAAAGCATCAGAACACAATTATTTTCTGATTCTATTAGAGGAGAAGATTGTAGGGTTCAGCACTCCTGGTCTACAAGTTCCAAATAAAGGTTTAGTTCCAACTATTACCAAGGGTAGCCAAAGCTCAACAAGGCACTTGGAGAACACAAGAAAGCTGTTCCATAAGCAGAAATTAATAATAGTTGTGAACATCAAATATGGAGCAGTCACACAGGTCAACCGTGTCTAGTCCTAAAAGTGAGCCCAAGGATAAGCATCCAGCAAACCTGTTAAATCCCAAGAGAAGTCGGCTTTCTAGCCTTGCGATCACAAGGAAAACACAGCTGTTTGAAATGCTTTATGGTGATTGACGACACCTTTGtacttctctgaaaaaaaagCCTAATGTGGAGCAGGGCTGAGagttgggaaaataaaatcacGTGGAGTCCACTAGATGTGATACAAtggaaaagctaaaaaataatataccaagatcggagaaacaaaacaaggacaGCAAAGAGAGGAGGGATGGATGAATTTCTTCAGGTCCCCCAAATTTCGTAGAAACCTATGCTTTCTAGTAAAATGATAGTCACTCCAGTATATATATGGCACCCCTCTTCACTCCAGAGTCCCCTGGAGAGAGGCAGTGTGGAGGCCAACTCGCCTCTGGCTACCTTCAGAAAAACATTTCCTACCAGAACTGTCAATGCTCATTGACAACAGACAAGTAAATGTTCACACTCCACAGCCATTGAGTGGGAAGTAGTTGGCCCTTCCCATTACTAGGAGCATGAAAACTGCCACCGACCTGTTGAACACTACTGTAAGGCAGGGCttggtgggggtagggagggctTGCACCAAAGTACTTACATCTGTCATTCCGATCCTCTGGGCTAGATGAAGCTTCCCGATCCGAAATGAGGCCAGAGACAGCAAAAATCTTCTTCCCAGTATCATCAACCTTAAGTGAACCGGGGGAGCTAGATGGCAGCTGTGTCCCAAAGTCATATTCCTTGCCATCTGCATCTGAGAAGCGCAAGTGGGGAGACTCTGTGTCATGGCAGTTCTTAAGTCGTTTGGCTGGCGTAAAGGCTGACTGATAACTCTCCCGGTCCTCAGTGGAAGCGAAGGGACGGAAAGCCCCCACCCCACTATGATTCAGCATACTGATTGGGGTGCAATCTAGATTTGGGGGAGCAAACTGAGGGTGGAGGTGTAGTAAAGAAGGGGGAAAATCACGATTGGCAAAAGTGCCCGGCACCCCACCTTGCCGATGGTACATAGAGGCAAAGGTGTAGGAACCGTTGGTGAATGGAATATGCACGTCCTTGTCTACTGAGACAGGTACACCAAAGGGTCGTGGCTGCTGACAAGGGATGGAAGCATCGCGGCTGGCCTCAGCCGTGGACGCCAGGACCATCAGTGCTGGGGATGCCAGTGGGTTGGGGAGGTAGGATGAGTTCTCCATCTTGAAGGCTGCCCGGTGTAAGTCCATCGGAGTCTCTTTCTATGGCTGGTGTCACACAAGAAGCAGTCTTCCCCGGGAGGGAGGCCAAGCGGCACCTTGGATCAGGGCAGGGAATATTACTGGGGAATCATCCCCTTCTAAGACCTGCggaaacagcaaagagaaaaaaagaagggggaggaaggtcagggggagaaaaaaaaggggaaaccCCAAGTGATCGAAACACCATCCTTCTGGCTTACAGATGCTCGGGCAAGAGACACCACAGGCTTTAGGAGCCAGTGGGCAGCAGCATCAGACCATTTTCATTCAGGAAAATCAATAGACAACTTACTGTGATGTACGCGTAGCTGACTTTGGTCCCTACACGTTCCGGGTGAAATGCGCCTGAgcccagcaaaggaaaaaaaaatcataaaaccacCAAATACAATATTCCCTGAGCAAATGAGCTTTGGAAGGCCAAGTCACCCAGTAGATTGGGTGGGGTCTATGTTTTAAAGGGCTTCCCCCTGCATACACCACCCATGGCTGGCCTGATGTTCAAAGAGAGGCGAGGTTCTACCTAGACgacccccctccaaaaaaacacATCCTCTCTTCATCTCCCCTAACAATGCCCTGGTGCTGAAAAATTCTTAAATCAAGCACATCTAGACCATCTGTACGTGTTAGCTGTTACAAATTGTACATGTGGATAAATCACACACATTggcacatacataaacacacatctTCATGTATCATCTAAGACTGTTTCCAGAAAGAAGTGCTATGTGAAGAAACAACAGctatattatttttgatgcacACCCCTTCTCTAATCATAcaggttttctcttttctgagaagGAACAAAACCTTCATCAATAAAATGCCTGGCATCTCTGACAATATTTAAAACCATAATGGGTGCCTTTGGCGTATGTTCTCTAGAAGCGGCTGTCTTCCAGGGGCAGCAAAGAGCGGATCGGTAATTTTAGTTACTAATGCACTTGCTCTTAAGTAGATTTGTAAACAGCCTTGAATTTGCCATTAACATTTggagcaaaatgttaacaaaatttctgacttattttgctcagcttATTGGCCCAGTCAGAGTTGATGTCTGATAAAGGTCCCTGGAACAAATTGGAGTTCGGAGAGActtctttcaatttctcttttaaatttaggTTATGCATTTCTATAGCCACTGATtccatttcaaaatttattttgagtagGGGGCTGAGGCATGGGAGAAGGGCTATACGTCAGAAGTCAGAACAACATAAGACGAATACTAGAATTTATTAGCTTCAAAAATATACACTAGATAGAAACTTAATGAAACTC
Above is a window of Panthera uncia isolate 11264 chromosome C1 unlocalized genomic scaffold, Puncia_PCG_1.0 HiC_scaffold_4, whole genome shotgun sequence DNA encoding:
- the LOC125913506 gene encoding E3 ubiquitin-protein ligase RNF220 isoform X3 produces the protein MDLHRAAFKMENSSYLPNPLASPALMVLASTAEASRDASIPCQQPRPFGVPVSVDKDVHIPFTNGSYTFASMYHRQGGVPGTFANRDFPPSLLHLHPQFAPPNLDCTPISMLNHSGVGAFRPFASTEDRESYQSAFTPAKRLKNCHDTESPHLRFSDADGKEYDFGTQLPSSSPGSLKVDDTGKKIFAVSGLISDREASSSPEDRNDRYDSGLLACSSTWHHR
- the LOC125913506 gene encoding E3 ubiquitin-protein ligase RNF220 isoform X2 — encoded protein: MDLHRAAFKMENSSYLPNPLASPALMVLASTAEASRDASIPCQQPRPFGVPVSVDKDVHIPFTNGSYTFASMYHRQGGVPGTFANRDFPPSLLHLHPQFAPPNLDCTPISMLNHSGVGAFRPFASTEDRESYQSAFTPAKRLKNCHDTESPHLRFSDADGKEYDFGTQLPSSSPGSLKVDDTGKKIFAVSGLISDREASSSPEDRNDRLDDSGLLACSSTWHHR
- the LOC125913506 gene encoding E3 ubiquitin-protein ligase RNF220 isoform X1, translated to MDLHRAAFKMENSSYLPNPLASPALMVLASTAEASRDASIPCQQPRPFGVPVSVDKDVHIPFTNGSYTFASMYHRQGGVPGTFANRDFPPSLLHLHPQFAPPNLDCTPISMLNHSGVGAFRPFASTEDRESYQSAFTPAKRLKNCHDTESPHLRFSDADGKEYDFGTQLPSSSPGSLKVDDTGKKIFAVSGLISDREASSSPEDRNDRCKYFGASPPYPHQALPYSSVQQVGGSFHAPSNGKGQLLPTQWLWSVNIYLSVVNEH